The uncultured Sphaerochaeta sp. genome includes the window CCAAGCCTGAACAGCTAGTGGAATTTGGCCAGCCTCTTTTCAAGGTCAAGAAACTATGATCAAGAAACTGCTCGTCGCAAACCGTGCAGAGATTGCAGTACGTATTATCAGGGCATGCCGTGATCTGGGAATCAAAACTGTTGCTGTCTATTCCACTGCCGATGCCCTGGGTCTGCCTGTTTCCATGGCAGACGAGGCTGTCTGTATTGGAGAAGCACAAACAGACAAGAGCTACCTGAATGTACGGAATATTATTACCACTGCCTGTGCACTTCGCTGTGATGCCATCCACCCTGGGGTAGGATTCCTCTCAGAGAATGCTGATTTTGCAAAGCAGGTGGAGGATGCAGGGCTTGTGTTCATTGGTCCTGAGAGTAAGACGATTGCATTGCTTGGGAACAAGGTCGCTGCACGGCAGGCTGCTCTTGCTGCTGGGATTCCCATTACCCCGGGCAGTAGCGAAGCGCTTGTTGATCTTGCAGATGCAAAGAAAACTGCCGAGCAGATCGGCTACCCCATCATTCTCAAGGCTGCTTCAGGCGGTGGGGGAAGAGGTATGCGTATCGTCAGAAAAGAGGAGCAACTCGAGCAGTCCTTGCAGCTTGCCCGAAAGGAGGCGCTCGCCTTCTTTGGGGATGCCTCGGTGCATATGGAGCGATTCCTTGAACAACCACGCCACGTGGAAATTCAGCTCTTGGCCGATGGCAAGGGCGGGGTGGTGCATCTAGGTGAACGCGACTGTTCAGTACAAAAGAACCATCAGAAGCTACTTGAGGAGAGCCCTTCTCCAATCCTTGATGAAGGACTGAGAAAGGCAATGTGCAATGACTCAGTGAGACTCTTCAAGGAATTGGGTTACCGTGGTGCTGGAACCGTGGAGTTCCTCGTCGAGGGTAATGCATACTACTTCATGGAAGTGAATGCACGCCTGCAGGTCGAGCATCCAGTGAGTGAACTGGTAAGTTCCCTTGATCTGGTACAGGCACAGATCAGGATAGCACAGGGTAATAAGCTTCCCTTTAAGCAAAAAGATATCCGTCTCTCTGGATACGCTCTTGAGTGTAGGATCAATGCACTTTCAGCTGGAGTTATCACCACGCTTCAACTCCCTTCAGGTCCCTTTGTACGAGTGGATTCCCATCTTGAGGCCGGATCCATTCTCAGTCCCTATTACGACTCAATGGTGGCGAAGATCATCGTCTGGGCTCCTGACAGGGACCAGGGCATAGCCGTAATGCTCAGGGCCTTGGAGGAAGTGAACATCCAAGGGGTAACCACCAACTTGGAAGAGCAAAAACGCCTCATCGCCTCCAAACAGTTCAGGAGTGGTCGATTCACTACCGATCTCTACCAGAAGGTTTGTGAACAGGAGAAATAACCGATGTCAAACGAAGTTTTGAAACGATGCCCCCAGTGCCAGAAAGATGTACAGGTAGGGGAGTATAAGATCTGTCCATATTGCAATTTTCATTTTCCGCTTACTGTACAAGAACGCCTTTCACTCTTTGCAGATGAAGGATCGTTCAAGGAGATGAGTAGTGGAATGCAGTCTATGAACCCCATCTCCCTTGCAGGGTATGAGGAGAAGCTTAAAGAGAACCAAAAGAAATCCTCACTCAGTGACGCTGCCAGCATCGGTCGATGTACAATTGAGGGAAAGCCCGTGGTTGTCGGTATTATGTCCTTCGCTTTCATGGGAGGCAGTATGGGTTCGGTAGTGGGAGAGAAAATCACCCAGGCCATGATCGAGGGAGCACTCACTGGAGATCCGGTAGTCCTTTTTACCGCTAGCGGAGGAGCCAGGATGCAGGAAGGAATATTCAGCTTGATGCAGATGGCAAAGACAGCCAGTGCTGCCGCTCTCTTGGAAGAAACTCGTACCCCCCTCTTTCTTGTCTTGACCAATCCCACCACCGGTGGGGTGACAGCATCCTTTGCCATGCTTGGAGACGTCATCCTCGCAGAACCTGGGGCAATTATTGGATTTGCTGGGCCAAGGGTAATTGAAGGAACCATCGGTGAGAAGCTTCCAGAGGGGTTCCAGCGTTCAGAGTTCCAGCTCGAGAAGGGTTTCATCGATTCCATTGTCGAGCGTAAGAAGCTGAGAGAGACCCTCTCCTTCCTGATCGAAACCCACACAAGGAGGACCTAACCCATGGCAGACAAGAAGAAACCCGTACTGCAAGAGACGGTAGAACATATTGAATCCATACTTAGTGACAGCCAGAAATGTGAAGCTAAGTCGTCCTGGGATTGTGTACTCCTCTCCCGCCAAAGTGGAAGAACCGGAGCAAAGGCCTTCATCAACATGATCTGTGACCAGTTCATGGAACTGCATGGGGACCGATCCTATGGTGATGATCCTGCCATGATCGGTGGTATCGGAATGGTAGGAGGCCGAGCGGTAACCTTTATTGGAAACCGGAAGGGTGCCAATTTCAGGGAGAATGTTTCCTGCAACTATGGAATGAGTAATCCTGAAGGCTATCGCAAGGCATTGCGTCTTGCCAAACAGGCAGAGAAATTCGGCCGTCCCGTGGTCTGTTTCATCGATACCCCTGGAGCATATCCCGGACTTGGGAGTGAGGAGAGGGGAATCGGGGAGGCAATCGCCCAGAACCTGAAGGTGTTTTCAACACTCAAGACTCCAGTGCTCTGTTTTATCATCGGAGAAGGTGGTAGTGGAGGAGCCTTGGGTATCGGCATCGGGGATAAGCTCTACATGTTGGAGAATGCTGTCTATTCAGTAATTACCCCTGAAGGATTCGCTTCCATCCTGCTTCGTGACCCATCGAAAGCAAAGGAGGCGGCTGAGGCCATGAAAATGACCAGCCGTCACCTCAAGGAGTTCGGGGTCATCCATGACATCATTGAGGAAAAGAGTCCCAAGGAAACAGCTCAGTTGATCAAGGAAACCATAATTCGTGATCTTGATAATCTCTGCAGCAAGCCGCCTGAGCACCTGGTACGATACCGGTTGAAAAAGATTCGTGGTATCGGGGAAGTCAGTGGGGGAAAGGAGTGGTGGCAACCACTTCTTGAGGTTTTCACCAAGACCCAGAGCTTCCGCTAAATGGAACGTGCATTCTTCTCAAGGTCCCGGATACCCGGGATGAAGAAGATGGCGGTCAGCAGGGAAGAGAGCAGATCGGAGACCGGTGCCGAATAGAGAATCCCCTGCAACCCAAAGAAGAGTGAGAAGAGCAGGATGGAAGGGATGAGGAAAAACCCCTGCCTCGAAAGGGTGAGCAGTAGTGCAATCCTGCTCTTGCCTATTGCTTGGAAAAAGTTTCCTGCGATAATCTGAAACCCTACCAGTGGGGTGAGCAGGAACCAACGTGTCAGGGCAAACGTTCCGAGCTCAAGGAGTGCGGGGTCACGGTTGAACATTGCCACCATGGTGGTCGGGAAGAAGCGGGTGGCTAGGTATCCTACCATGATTACAGCGGTGGAACTGATAATGCCAAGCTTGGTGGCTTCCTTAACCCGGTCATACTTCTTTGCCCCGAAATTGAAACTGATCAGAGGCTGTACTCCTTGCTTGATGCCGATAACCGGCATGATAAGCAGGGTGTGCAGGCTGTTAACGATTCCCATGGCTGAGATACCAAGGTCCCCTCCATACTGCAATAGAGATTTGTTGAGGATGATGTTCAGGAGACTGTTGGTTATCTGGAGTACAAAACCAGGCAATCCCAGGCTTATGATTAAAAGGGTGTTTTGCCATTTGATGCGGATGGTACGTATTTTAAGTTTTACCCTGCTTCGCTTCCCCAAAAAGTAGGAAAGTACCCAGGTGAAGGAGACCATCTGGCTGATCACCGTAGCGATGGCAGCTCCTGCCATTCCCCAATCCAGGGCATAGATGAAAATCGGATCAAGTACAATATTGGTACCGGCACCAAGGAACATGGAGAGCATGGCGATCTTTGGGTTGCCATCAGCGCGAATGAAGTTGTTCATTCCCATATTGGTTACCTGGAATAATGCTCCAAAGAAGATGATTCGCATGTAGCTGGTAGCATAAGGAAGTACCTGATCACTTGCGCCGAAGAGAATGAGAATATCGGTTAGAAAAACCTGGCCGAGTACCAGGAAGGTGAGTCCACTGGCAATAAGCAGGAAGAAGGCGTTTCCCATCACTTCCTGTGCTTGTTTTGTCTCTTTCTGCCCTAGGCGAATGGAGAAGAGTGTTGCTCCCCCAATCCCAAAGAGTACTCCCATCGCCATCAGGATGATCATGATTGGAAAGACAATAGTAATACCGGCAATACCATTAGCTCCAAGGGATGGACTATTTCCTATATAGATCCTATCAACTATGTTGTAGAGTGCATTGACCATCATTCCTACGATGGCTGGTACACTGAAACGGACCAACAGCTTGAAGATTGGTTCTGTGCCGAGAGGGTTCTCTTTTTCGAGAGTGGTGGTTCTCATTGAGCCGGCTCCTCTTTCAATGCAGTAAAGATGGATTCCAGGTCACTACAGAGCCTATTGTAAGTATCTTCGCCTGCAAGTTTGCTGATGTGTTCACTCCAGCCACGGACCACCGGAACTACTGAAGATTCCAATGCCTTGCCTCTCTCAGTGAGATAAATGCGGTTGCATCGCCTATCCTTGTCATCATGTTTGCGTATGATAATCCCCTTCTCTTCGAGGGTATGCACGGTACGTGTGGTTGCTGCCTTATCGATATGCAGCCACTGGGAGAGTTCCTCTTGTGTCCTTCCTTCCTCACGGTAGAGGCTCATGAGGATTCCCACCTCAGCGCTGCTTATCCCATAGGCTTTCAGGTGGGCATTGAGATACATCTGGTTGTTTCTGTGGAGGATGGCGATCAAACGCCCAAGACTGGTGTTCATATATGGATATAGTAAAGAAAATAGTTGATTTGTCAACTATTAATTGCAGATCGATCTGTCCACCTTATTTTGGGAGTATTCCTGGTTACTGCTTTCTGGTACATCGCTCGTTGCCGAGCTTTTCCTCAATGATGCTCCAAACTTCTTCGCAGTTTTCTAGTAATGACAGGGGGAGCAGAAATGCCCTGTCTTTCGTTATGAAGAGATAGATGGCATCCTTCTCATAATATACATGATAGACATCCTTCCATTGATACTGGACCTGTTCCTTATCATTGGAGATTTCAATGAAATCGGATGTTTCTGCAAACTGGATGGTGTAGACCAGACGGGGAGGGTTCAACTTCTGGAGCTTTACCTGTTTTTTCAGGGATGTGAAAAAGTTGACAAAGTAGACAATCGGTACTCCAAGGCCAACCAGGAGAAGGACGAACCCAAGCATCACCGCTCCTTCTACATGATGCATTATGAAGCTGATAATGGCTGAGACTGACATGATTGAGGCAAAGATAAGCGGACTCTTGTACAGTTTTAAGCGCTTGATAATGTTGAATATGAGGAAATTCCTGAAGTTGGATTCACTCAAGTGTACTGCTATCGTCATAGATTCATTATACCATATTGGTGAACTAGTTACATTCACTTTTTCTGGTATGGGTGGTAGGATATACAGACCACATATGGAAACAAGCAATAAAAAAGGGCTCCATCTTAATCTCTTTCACCGGATTTTTCTCTATCTCGTCGTATTTGTGTTATGTATCTTCTTGCAGTTGGCAATTTCTGCCTACCAGGAAAGCTCAATTATGGATCCAATGCAAAGAAGTGCAGGGAATGTGCAGACGATTAGTTTGGTGCTCAATGCTTTTGGGCAGACTCGTGAGCTGCTTTCCTCCTATCGTTGGGATTTTGGGGATATTGCCGCATTGGTTTCTGGTCTGAGAAGGGAATCGCAAATAGTTGAGGATAACTTGGGAAAGATTGATTCCGATATTTCTTCGATTGGAGTAGATCAATATCTTCTTGTCAGTGCTGTACATACTACATATAGTGCATATAACCACTACCTCATGCTTCTGGAGGATCTGCTGATCAGAAACCATGTTGCAAAGGCATCTGAGTTGTATTACGCCGATCTTGAGCCGAGCATAAACCACCTGTATAGGTATATGCAACAATTGATGGAACAGTCCATTTTGGATAACCAGTCTACCTATGATCGCCTGATGACGCTCAATGAGCGGCTTGATGTCGTATATAGCTTGACGGTCCTGGTTATGCTTCTCTTTGGAGTTGTTACGTTCAGGGAAGTGATACGTATGATCTCTATTGTGCAGGAGATGGCCAATGCTTCCAAGGCAATCACAGCAGGTGATTTTGATAGGCCGGAGTTTAGGGAACACAGAAAGGATGAGTTAGGGGATATGACCCGAGCTTTCAATGAGATGAAAATGGCGATGCGGAATCAGGTCACCTTATTGCAGGCAAACAATGAAATGGAAAAAGAGATTTATCGTAAAGATACTGAGGCCTTGGCCATGCAGACACTGCTGGAGCGTGAAAAACTGCAACTGCTCCGGAGCCAGGTGAACCCTCATTTCCTGTTCAATACCATCAACGTGATAAAATACACGGCACTGGAGGAGCATGCAAAGAAGACAGATTCGTTACTTTCTTCCCTCTCTCGTCTTTTCCGTTATGCATTGGCCGATAATGAGGTGTTGGTCCCTCTCTCCAGGGAGATCCAGATTGTAGATGAGTATTACAGCCTCTACAAGGCACGCTTTGCGGAAAAGATCTCGCTTTTCTGGAGTATTTCTCCTGCCTTGGTGCTTACAGAGACGCTGGTGCCTTCCTTTTTTCTCCAGCCATTGGTAGAGAATTCCTTCAAACATGGACTTGGTCCTAAAGAAGGTCAAGGAAGTGTCTGGATATCCTTGGGAGTAAAGGAGGATATGCTGATCGTACAGGTTGAAGATGATGGGATTGGGATGGATACAGAGCAATTGCAAGTACTCCAAACGCGGTTGTTGGACCATCCTGTTACTGGGGAACATATTGGGCTTTATACGGTTGCTGCCCGTCTCAAACTGATTGACGAGCGGTGCCGCTTTGAGGTGTTTTCGGACAGAGAGAAGGGTACTGAGATTCGTATTGAGATGCCGCTAATCCTGAAGAACGAGGAGGAATTGGATGATTAAGATACTGATTGCTGATGATGAACATATTGAACGGGAGTTATTGCATAAGATCCTTTCAGACAATCCTTTCTATGAGCTCTACCAAGCGGAGAATGGTCGTCTGGCCGTAAACTATGCTGAACTCTACGATGTGGATATTGTGCTTATGGATATTGAGATGCCCGCTCTTAATGGGATAGAGGCATCCAAGCGGATACTACAGGATAAGCCAACTTGCCGTATCATTTTTATAACAGCCTACAGCATTTTTTCCTATGCATGTGAAGCTGTGAAACTCGGAGCGATTGATTATATACTGAAGCCAGTGGACAAGGCAGATGTATGTAGGGCCGTCAAGCGTGCAGAAAGCCAAGTTGAAGCTGAGCGCCAGCTCAAGGCAGTCAGGCCCGAAGCTGAATGCTTGCAGGGGGACGAGGGTGTCGACAAGGCTGCTTTGATGATGTCCAAGGTGAAAAAATATCTGGAACACAGTTATATGAATTATGATCTTTCCCTTGATTCAGTAAGCTCGCTGCTGAATATAAATCCATCATACTTGAGTTGTATTTTCAAGCGTTGTACAGGAGTCAACTTTCTCGACCATATCACCAATCTCAGAATCAGTGCTGCAAAGGAGTACCTTGCAGACCCGTTCAAATCCATCGCAGAGATAGCTTCCATGGTAGGTTATGAGAGCCCCAGCTATTTCAGTCGTGCGTTCAAGAAGAATGCCGGAATCACTCCAACTGAGTACCGGCGGCTGAGCGGAGGAGGTGCAGGTAGATGAAAAAACTTGTGGTCATGGCTTTCCTCTTTGTCCTCGTCTTCGTTTCTTGCAAGAAGGAGGAAACTACCTATCCTGAGTTGGTGCTTCGTTATGCTGACAACCAGAGTGATGGCTACCCAACAGTGGAAGCTGCGAAGTATTTTGCAGAACTCGTAAAGGAAAGGACTGATGGGAAGATTGAAATCAGGGTATTTCCTGACAGTGTGCTAGGTTCAGAGAACAGCGTCATGGAGCAGATGGGTTATGGTGGTATCGACATGTCACGATTCTCTGTTGGGACACTCACCCGATATTTCCCTAAGCTATGGACATTGCAATTGCCCTACCTCTATACCGATAATGACCACATGTGGAGAGTTCTGGATGGTGAGATTGGGGATATGTACCTAAAAGAGGTGTCTGGGAAAGGGCTTATTGCCTTAGCTTGGTATGATGCCGGGGCGAGGAGTTTTTATACCCGTGCTCCCGTCGCTAGCATCGAGGATCTCCATAGTATGGTTATTCGAGTAATGGAGAATGATATGATGAGTCGTACCATTGAGCTTCTTGGTGCCGAAGCAGTGCAGATACCATATGCGGATGTCTATTCTGCGTTACAAAAAATGCGGATTGATGGGGCAGAGAACAACTTGCCAAGCTATATATTTACTGGTCACTACCAGGCAGCTCCGTATTTTTACCAGGACGAGCATTTTCGCTTGCCGGAAGTGGTAATGATGAGTGTTTATGCTGAGCAGAAAATTGCGGCATTAGACCCTTTGTTTGTTGAGGTTGTTAGGACATGTGCTGTGGAAAGCGGATTATATGAACGAGTACTCTGGCAACAAGAAGAAGCACGTGCTTACGAGAAGGCAATAGCCTCTGGAGTAGTGGTCACCAAACTCAGCGAGGATACGTTGCTATACTTAAGGCAGATAATGGAACCGCTCTACCAAGAACTGAATGAAAACGAACAGGATATTGTGCGGAGGATTGAAGATATCTAGGCATTTGTTTTTTCAATTTTTTTGATAGTTTGCACTTTCTTTGACTGCATCTTGCGCTGGCAGAATTCCTCTTTTACATTTTTGATGAAACCTAGACATTCTGGGTCGAATTACTTTAGGAGGCGATTATGAAACGAGTATTGATTGTTCTTTTGGCGCTGTTGCTCAGTTCTACCCTGCTCTTTGCTGCTGGTGAAAAAGAAGCAGCTGAAGCTGGTGGTGAAAAAAATGTGAAGCTTGTCTATGCTGAGGTTAACCCGCTTGATTCCATCGTTGGAAAGACTGGCGTCTATTTCAAGGAACAGGTTGAGAAGCTTTCCGATG containing:
- a CDS encoding YcxB family protein — protein: MTIAVHLSESNFRNFLIFNIIKRLKLYKSPLIFASIMSVSAIISFIMHHVEGAVMLGFVLLLVGLGVPIVYFVNFFTSLKKQVKLQKLNPPRLVYTIQFAETSDFIEISNDKEQVQYQWKDVYHVYYEKDAIYLFITKDRAFLLPLSLLENCEEVWSIIEEKLGNERCTRKQ
- a CDS encoding histidine kinase yields the protein MDPMQRSAGNVQTISLVLNAFGQTRELLSSYRWDFGDIAALVSGLRRESQIVEDNLGKIDSDISSIGVDQYLLVSAVHTTYSAYNHYLMLLEDLLIRNHVAKASELYYADLEPSINHLYRYMQQLMEQSILDNQSTYDRLMTLNERLDVVYSLTVLVMLLFGVVTFREVIRMISIVQEMANASKAITAGDFDRPEFREHRKDELGDMTRAFNEMKMAMRNQVTLLQANNEMEKEIYRKDTEALAMQTLLEREKLQLLRSQVNPHFLFNTINVIKYTALEEHAKKTDSLLSSLSRLFRYALADNEVLVPLSREIQIVDEYYSLYKARFAEKISLFWSISPALVLTETLVPSFFLQPLVENSFKHGLGPKEGQGSVWISLGVKEDMLIVQVEDDGIGMDTEQLQVLQTRLLDHPVTGEHIGLYTVAARLKLIDERCRFEVFSDREKGTEIRIEMPLILKNEEELDD
- a CDS encoding carboxyl transferase domain-containing protein, yielding MADKKKPVLQETVEHIESILSDSQKCEAKSSWDCVLLSRQSGRTGAKAFINMICDQFMELHGDRSYGDDPAMIGGIGMVGGRAVTFIGNRKGANFRENVSCNYGMSNPEGYRKALRLAKQAEKFGRPVVCFIDTPGAYPGLGSEERGIGEAIAQNLKVFSTLKTPVLCFIIGEGGSGGALGIGIGDKLYMLENAVYSVITPEGFASILLRDPSKAKEAAEAMKMTSRHLKEFGVIHDIIEEKSPKETAQLIKETIIRDLDNLCSKPPEHLVRYRLKKIRGIGEVSGGKEWWQPLLEVFTKTQSFR
- a CDS encoding MATE family efflux transporter; its protein translation is MRTTTLEKENPLGTEPIFKLLVRFSVPAIVGMMVNALYNIVDRIYIGNSPSLGANGIAGITIVFPIMIILMAMGVLFGIGGATLFSIRLGQKETKQAQEVMGNAFFLLIASGLTFLVLGQVFLTDILILFGASDQVLPYATSYMRIIFFGALFQVTNMGMNNFIRADGNPKIAMLSMFLGAGTNIVLDPIFIYALDWGMAGAAIATVISQMVSFTWVLSYFLGKRSRVKLKIRTIRIKWQNTLLIISLGLPGFVLQITNSLLNIILNKSLLQYGGDLGISAMGIVNSLHTLLIMPVIGIKQGVQPLISFNFGAKKYDRVKEATKLGIISSTAVIMVGYLATRFFPTTMVAMFNRDPALLELGTFALTRWFLLTPLVGFQIIAGNFFQAIGKSRIALLLTLSRQGFFLIPSILLFSLFFGLQGILYSAPVSDLLSSLLTAIFFIPGIRDLEKNARSI
- a CDS encoding MarR family transcriptional regulator gives rise to the protein MNTSLGRLIAILHRNNQMYLNAHLKAYGISSAEVGILMSLYREEGRTQEELSQWLHIDKAATTRTVHTLEEKGIIIRKHDDKDRRCNRIYLTERGKALESSVVPVVRGWSEHISKLAGEDTYNRLCSDLESIFTALKEEPAQ
- a CDS encoding acetyl-CoA carboxylase biotin carboxylase subunit — protein: MIKKLLVANRAEIAVRIIRACRDLGIKTVAVYSTADALGLPVSMADEAVCIGEAQTDKSYLNVRNIITTACALRCDAIHPGVGFLSENADFAKQVEDAGLVFIGPESKTIALLGNKVAARQAALAAGIPITPGSSEALVDLADAKKTAEQIGYPIILKAASGGGGRGMRIVRKEEQLEQSLQLARKEALAFFGDASVHMERFLEQPRHVEIQLLADGKGGVVHLGERDCSVQKNHQKLLEESPSPILDEGLRKAMCNDSVRLFKELGYRGAGTVEFLVEGNAYYFMEVNARLQVEHPVSELVSSLDLVQAQIRIAQGNKLPFKQKDIRLSGYALECRINALSAGVITTLQLPSGPFVRVDSHLEAGSILSPYYDSMVAKIIVWAPDRDQGIAVMLRALEEVNIQGVTTNLEEQKRLIASKQFRSGRFTTDLYQKVCEQEK
- a CDS encoding TRAP transporter substrate-binding protein — translated: MKKLVVMAFLFVLVFVSCKKEETTYPELVLRYADNQSDGYPTVEAAKYFAELVKERTDGKIEIRVFPDSVLGSENSVMEQMGYGGIDMSRFSVGTLTRYFPKLWTLQLPYLYTDNDHMWRVLDGEIGDMYLKEVSGKGLIALAWYDAGARSFYTRAPVASIEDLHSMVIRVMENDMMSRTIELLGAEAVQIPYADVYSALQKMRIDGAENNLPSYIFTGHYQAAPYFYQDEHFRLPEVVMMSVYAEQKIAALDPLFVEVVRTCAVESGLYERVLWQQEEARAYEKAIASGVVVTKLSEDTLLYLRQIMEPLYQELNENEQDIVRRIEDI
- the accD gene encoding acetyl-CoA carboxylase, carboxyltransferase subunit beta, yielding MSNEVLKRCPQCQKDVQVGEYKICPYCNFHFPLTVQERLSLFADEGSFKEMSSGMQSMNPISLAGYEEKLKENQKKSSLSDAASIGRCTIEGKPVVVGIMSFAFMGGSMGSVVGEKITQAMIEGALTGDPVVLFTASGGARMQEGIFSLMQMAKTASAAALLEETRTPLFLVLTNPTTGGVTASFAMLGDVILAEPGAIIGFAGPRVIEGTIGEKLPEGFQRSEFQLEKGFIDSIVERKKLRETLSFLIETHTRRT
- a CDS encoding response regulator produces the protein MIKILIADDEHIERELLHKILSDNPFYELYQAENGRLAVNYAELYDVDIVLMDIEMPALNGIEASKRILQDKPTCRIIFITAYSIFSYACEAVKLGAIDYILKPVDKADVCRAVKRAESQVEAERQLKAVRPEAECLQGDEGVDKAALMMSKVKKYLEHSYMNYDLSLDSVSSLLNINPSYLSCIFKRCTGVNFLDHITNLRISAAKEYLADPFKSIAEIASMVGYESPSYFSRAFKKNAGITPTEYRRLSGGGAGR